From a single Rutidosis leptorrhynchoides isolate AG116_Rl617_1_P2 chromosome 5, CSIRO_AGI_Rlap_v1, whole genome shotgun sequence genomic region:
- the LOC139848752 gene encoding subtilisin-like protease → MLRSIIYTFVLTCTAIFANADERKTYIVHLTSAADQKFSQPYDREQWYKSILSKTTSVSNEKPSMIFMYHHVITGFAAKMSMTHANTLQNMKEVLSVMPESVYQMHTTHSPSFLGLRQNAGFWRSSNYGKGVIIGLIDTGITPGHPSFTDKGVPPPPKKWKGVCVSKGCNNKLIGLRNFHPRSSTPVDEIGHGTHTSSTAAGSRVDNTNVFENANGTAMGIAPLAHVAMYKVCHALCPASAIAAGMDAAIGDGVDILSISLGKSYGTFYEDVAMIGAFAAIQKGIFVSCSAGNRGPGLSTLNNEAPWILTVEASTIDRSIRTTVRLGNDKLFNGESLYQPKGFDHRLRPLVYPVEHGDRKASFCLNGSLDHLDVKGKIVICDDSSVISRPAMSRVVKDAGGAAIIIVNYNSSGETIRADANFIPASNVGFKEGIEIKKYVSSTSSPVATILFRGTVLGVKSAPVVAAFSSRGPNVASPGILKPDVVGPGVDIFAAWFESVDKNSKVPFNVISGTSMSCPHLTGTAALLKSAHPEWSPAAIKSAIMTTAGQLGRNGRAIVDGKEGRRRADVFAMGSGHVNPSKANDPGLVFDIQPNEYIPYLCGLGYTPKQIQIIVKKTVKCSVKIPEAQLNYPSFAVSLKRGETKMYSRTVTNVGKANSTYTVRDVSKPKGVSVSVGSCYKQLKFTLVNQQITCDITFSRDVNDDDKVGYDQGHMTWVSGDYTVGTPFSFKFD, encoded by the coding sequence ATGCTTCGATCTATAATTTATACGTTTGTTCTCACATGTACCGCCATTTTCGCCAATGCTGATGAGCGTAAAACCTACATTGTTCACTTAACTTCAGCTGCAGACCAAAAGTTTTCTCAACCATATGATCGCGAACAGTGGTACAAGTCAATTTTGTCTAAAACCACTTCTGTATCAAACGAGAAACCGAGCATGATTTTTATGTACCACCATGTGATAACAGGGTTCGCTGCCAAAATGTCAATGACGCACGCAAACACCTTGCAGAACATGAAAGAAGTCTTGTCTGTAATGCCCGAAAGTGTGTATCAGATGCATACAACACATTCTCCGAGTTTTTTAGGGTTACGCCAAAACGCAGGGTTTTGGAGGTCTTCGAATTATGGAAAGGGAGTTATAATCGGGCTTATAGACACCGGTATCACTCCTGGACATCCTTCGTTTACTGACAAAGGGGTTCCACCTCCACCGAAAAAATGGAAAGGTGTATGTGTATCCAAAGGATGCAATAACAAGCTAATAGGACTCAGGAACTTTCATCCCCGAAGTTCTACTCCGGTTGATGAAATCGGACACGGGACCCACACTTCAAGTACGGCTGCAGGTAGTCGTGTAGATAACACGAATGTATTCGAAAACGCTAATGGGACCGCAATGGGGATTGCACCTTTAGCACACGTGGCAATGTATAAAGTATGTCACGCCTTGTGTCCTGCGAGTGCCATCGCAGCAGgcatggatgctgccattggagacGGTGTTGATATTCTTTCGATTTCACTCGGTAAAAGTTACGGTACCTTTTACGAAGATGTTGCCATGATAGGTGCCTTTGCAGCCATACAAAAAGGGATTTTTGTAAGCTGTTCTGCGGGCAATCGTGGGCCCGGTTTATCAACTTTAAATAACGAAGCCCCGTGGATCCTTACGGTCGAGGCTAGTACTATCGATCGAAGCATTAGAACAACCGTTCGTTTAGGAAACGACAAGCTTTTTAATGGAGAATCGCTGTACCAGCCTAAGGGTTTCGATCATAGACTTCGGCCTCTTGTGTACCCAGTAGAACATGGTGATAGAAAGGCATCATTTTGCTTAAATGGGTCACTTGACCATTTAGATGtcaagggcaaaatagtaatttgCGATGACAGTAGTGTTATTAGCAGGCCTGCAATGAGTCGAGTAGTAAAGGATGCAGGAGGAGCCGCTATTATTATCGTTAACTATAATTCTTCTGGCGAAACTATACGAGCAGACGCTAACTTTATTCCTGCATCGAATGTCGGTTTTAAGGAAGGAATCGAAATAAAAAAGTACGTAAGTTCAACTAGTTCTCCGGTAGCAACTATCCTTTTTCGTGGGACCGTACTGGGCGTTAAGTCCGCTCCAGTTGTGGCCGCTTTCTCTTCACGAGGACCTAACGTTGCGAGCCCGGGAATCTTAAAACCAGACGTTGTGGGACCCGGGGTGGATATTTTCGCTGCGTGGTTTGAATCGGTTGATAAAAATAGTAAAGTACCGTTTAACGTTATATCAGGAACGTCGATGTCTTGTCCTCATCTCACGGGTACAGCTGCACTACTTAAAAGCGCGCATCCCGAATGGTCCCCTGCTGCGATTAAGTCTGCAATCATGACTACAGCGGGCCAATTGGGCCGAAATGGGCGGGCCATTGTGGATGGAAAAGAAGGTCGGCGTCGTGCTGATGTGTTTGCAATGGGGTCGGGACATGTTAACCCGTCGAAAGCGAACGACCCAGGGCTTGTTTTTGATATCCAACCGAATGAATACATTCCTTACCTTTGTGGGTTAGGATATACACCTAAACAGATTCAAATTATAGTTAAAAAGACGGTTAAGTGCTCAGTTAAAATACCAGAGGCTCAACTGAACTATCCTTCTTTTGCTGTATCTTTAAAAAGAGGTGAGACGAAAATGTACTCGAGGACGGTGACTAATGTCGGTAAGGCGAACTCGACTTACACCGTAAGGGATGTTTCGAAGCCGAAGGGTGTAAGTGTTTCGGTTGGTAGTTGTTATAAACAGCTCAAATTTACATTGGTGAACCAACAAATAACGTGCGATATAACGTTTAGTcgtgatgttaatgatgatgataaagttgGATATGATCAAGGACATATGACTTGGGTTTCAGGAGATTATACAGTTGGGACTCCTTTTTCATTTAAGTTCGATTGA